The following proteins come from a genomic window of Ictidomys tridecemlineatus isolate mIctTri1 chromosome 9, mIctTri1.hap1, whole genome shotgun sequence:
- the LOC101968292 gene encoding large ribosomal subunit protein eL39-like, with the protein MSSHKTFRIKRFLAKKQKQNRPIPQWIQMKTGNKIRYNSKRRHWRRTKLGL; encoded by the coding sequence ATGTCTTCTCACAAGACTTTCAGGATCAAGCGATTTTTGgccaagaaacaaaagcaaaatcgTCCCATTCCCCAGTGGATTCAAATGAAAACTGGTAATAAAATCAGGTACAATTCCAAGAGGAGACACTGGAGGAGAACCAAGCTGGGTCTATAA